The Microcystis aeruginosa NIES-843 sequence GAGCGTAATATACGGAAAGATTCTTTAAAAAGTGCGTATTTAGCGTAATATACGGAAAATTTCCGCATAATATATAGTTAGACTGCAATAGACCTCTTGCATAATTTTTTTATGGTATAATATAAGGTTTTGCTTTTTTCTCAATTCTTAGATTGAAGTGGAAAAAAGAATAAAATGTGATCTTAGGTCAGGAAATCATCTATAATTTTGCTATGTTTATTAGCAAAATTATGGATTATCAAAACTTATCAGATGAACAATTCAAACGCCGTTTCGGTGTGTATAAACAAACCTATAGAAAGATGGTAGAATCAGTAAAAAGTGTTGAAGCCGACTCTAATTCACCATCTAAAAGGGGACCGAAACCTAAACTATCTATAGAAGAACAAGTTTTAGTAACGTTAGAATATTGGCGAGAATATAGAACATATTTTCACATTGGTACAAGCTGGGAACTATCAGAATCAACTATATGTCGGATTGTAAATAAGACGGAAAAAATGCTTTTACAATCGGGAAACTTCCGTTTAAAAGGAAAAAAAGCTTTACTCAATCAAGCAGAGATACCGGTCATAACGGTAATGGATGTAACGGAAACTCCCATTGAACGCCCCCAAAAGAAACAGAAAGATTTTTTGGGGGGTAAAAGAGGTTATCATACTTTAAAATCCCAATTAGTAGCTGATCAAAATACAAAGGAAATTATCTGTGTCTTTTGTGGGAAAGGTAGAGGTCATGATTTTAGTTTATTTAAAAAAAGTCGAGTTCGTTTTCATCCTTTAACTACCAGCATAGAAGACAGTGGTTATCAGGGAATAGCTGCATACCATAGTAATAGTTATACACCGAAAAAGAAATCGAAAAATAGAAAATTAACAGAGTTAGAAAAAGAGTATAACAAGGCTTTAGCCAAAGAAAGGATTATCATTGAACCTATAAATAGGAAACTCAAAATCTTTAAAATCTTATCCTGTAAATATCGGAATCGTCGTCGAAGATATAGTTTAAGAGTTAACTTGTTGGCGGCTATTTATAACTGTGAGTTAGGGATAGGTATAGCAGCTTCTTAAAAGTTGCCTAAAGATTAATCAAGTCAAGGAGAATTTATTCTCAATTTTTATAATTGAGATAGTTTGTGCCGCTTAAATAAAGAGGTTTTGATAACCAAATTAAAGCAGCTCTAAAGAGTTTTGAGTTAAAAGTTAAACTTCAAGTTTTCATTCAGGACAAATGTACTGATTAACTAATTTTTTGGGGAAAATTAGTTAACCCATCATTATAACATATAATTAATTTGCAAGAGTTCTAATATCGTGAGGTGTAGATGAGACATGAAATCCATATTAAATTTAGGAATAACAACAACTATCGCTGCAAACTCAATTCTATTTGCGACCTCTTCATTTTCTACTGAAGCTTTCTCATTGCCGCACAAGTCTATCCTTCTAGCTCAGTCAAGCAACACCATTAGCTTTAGAAATGCCTGTTCATCTCCTTTCCGACTAGCTATTCACTTTAAAAACCTTTCAGGACAGTGGGAGACAAAAGCTTGGTATTCTTTTTCACCTGGCGAACAATCACGCCTCAATGGAGTAGATACCAGAAACAGATATCTCTTTTACTATGCAGAGGCAACTGATGGTTCTGGCAAGGTGTGGTCAAGCAACGACACAAGCCAAACAATCGGGGGAAGAACTTATAATATGAAGAAATTTGATATAGGTTCTCAAGTTGTTAATTGGACTCAAACCCTGACCTGTCCAGATCAGCAACTCATTTCAGCACTAAAAAGAATTCCTTCAAAATATCAGCCCCTACCTACAGAAGATTATGTTACGTTTCGTTATAATCCGAATTCTTTAGAAATTGGAGTACGCATAGGCCCGGCTGTTCTCCGTAATGAGATTGAAAAAATTCCTGAACAGAGGCTTAAGTATACTGACTACAATCGCCATACAGTTAAGTGGTTTAAATATAAGGGAATTGATGTTTCTAGAAGACAAATTCTAATTGGTTTTAGATATAGGTATCAGAAATTAGAAGATCGACCTCTAATTGGTGGGCGTTTCACAGTATATGATAATGCTGCCAATGTCGATGTGGGAGTCAACCTTGAGGTAAAGAATAAGCAGCTAGATGGGAATGTTAATGTTCGCAATGTAGAAGCTGACTGGGCAAGTGGAGTTCTAGGTTTAGTTCAGAACACATATGAAATTATGTTTGGTAGCTTGACTTTTTTAGTTGACGGAAAGTTTATCAGACCCTCTGATTTCGCAGCAGCAGTGGCACCTTGGGTAATAAATGCATCGACTACAGACCAAAGAAACCTTAGTCGCTTCTTCGGTGACTTAAATGACTTAAACAGTAAAGGAGTCATTTACCTTAAGCGAATTGACTATGATTCTCAAGGTGTATGGTATCAATTTTCAATAGACGAATCGCTCTTAGCCCAATCAGCTTCGAGGCTTGAATCAATGTTAAATAGCTGGGCAAATCGCTAAGATGTCTAACAAATCGATGAAGCGGACGGGCAAGTTATGTTAATAGAGTTATCGAAGTTATCTGCCGCCGCTTATCTTGGTCGTTAGGTCGTTTCCAGCTTTGATGATAAACGTCATTAGAAGGAGTAAACGTTATGAATACTTTGATATCGGGGGAATCTGATATGGGTACTGCTCGCTATAGTGATTTGGAAGTTGTCTCAGTCAAGAATCATTTTAGAGAAGACCTTTTCGATACTTACAATCCTAGTCGGCTATACTGTGGCTTAGGAAAATGCTATGGAAACAATGGGTGGTGTGGTTGCGGACACTTTCAAGAACAACCCGGTAATACGTGGTGGTGTAAGTGCGGACATCATTATAATGAGCACGGCTCCTGACCGTGAACGCTGTAAGGCGCAATAACGGTACTCCGCGTATTGCACCGAATGGATAAAAAGAGCAAAATCCATAATCCCCGGTTTGTCTCCCTGCCCACCCGCCTAATATATAGTTAGGCAGATGCTAGGGGAGCATCCCAGTTTTGCAATGAGTAAAAATACTCAGGCAATATCGCCGTTGAGATAAGCACAACGTAGCTTCAAATACTGAGGAACATTCTCTGCTTTCCATTGTGCTCCCACAATTTTCATTCTTGCACCTATTTGCTTAATCTTTGACTCTACACTTCCAGAACCGATGCAAATCCCTTGTGATTGATAGAGTTCGTAATTGGGTATTCTTTCTCGATGTTTATCGACATATTTGGTGAAATTTATAGCCTGTTTCTTTTTGCATCCCTCTAATTCCTCTAAAACTCTTTTCACCTCTCCTTTCCATAAATTCTCTTTGATTCTATTCAGACGCTTGTTTGACCCGCCTATTTTCTTCATATTCTCTACTAAATGATACCAATCCAATATTTCTCTCCTTTTAACACCGATTTTCTCCATCAGATTCCACACCCCATCATGACCATCTCCTAAACAGGTGACTACCTCTGTTAAGGGCTGACGGTTCACCCATTCCAGTAATTCTTCATTTTGCTGAAAAAATCCCGCACATTCTTGACCATGCAGACTTACTGCTTTGTAATCTCGACCTTGACTCGGTTGTCCTTTGGGCGTTCTGATTCTGACTTTTCCGACCTCTACACTCAATGCTTCTACCGGACTCTTTGCTTCTGCTTCCTCAAATTTATATCTTTGTACAAGCCTCTGTTGACTACTGCCTGAAACTGCCATTCCTGTCGCCATTTTGATAGCTTTTTCCGCATCTTCAAAAGAGACTTTAGCCACTGCTCCTAAGCAACATTTCTCCAGCATGGGACTTAATCGATTATTCTTGCTTAATCCTAGTTTATCGGCTTGTTTCTCGCTTATCTTGACTTTCCCTATGATACTGCTTACGCTTTTGGTTCGCCCTGCTTGGGTTCCTGTTGCTGATTCAAAAAAAAATTGCCTATGGCAGGACCCAATGTAGTCAGCCAATGGTCTCGCAGGGCGGTTTCAATGCCCTCAAAGCTACGTAGTTGTTCTTCTGGGGTATTATCGACTAGAATTTGAGCAATGGCTTTTAAATGTTGATCTAGTTGTTCTTTTTGGTCTGTATTCATGATTCTACCGTTTAATTGTTTCTCTTTATTTTGCCTTAGCTAACGTTTTTAGTCTCTAAGCATTTATACTTATGGCAAAATTGGGATGCTCC is a genomic window containing:
- a CDS encoding IS5-like element ISMae4 family transposase, translating into MFISKIMDYQNLSDEQFKRRFGVYKQTYRKMVESVKSVEADSNSPSKRGPKPKLSIEEQVLVTLEYWREYRTYFHIGTSWELSESTICRIVNKTEKMLLQSGNFRLKGKKALLNQAEIPVITVMDVTETPIERPQKKQKDFLGGKRGYHTLKSQLVADQNTKEIICVFCGKGRGHDFSLFKKSRVRFHPLTTSIEDSGYQGIAAYHSNSYTPKKKSKNRKLTELEKEYNKALAKERIIIEPINRKLKIFKILSCKYRNRRRRYSLRVNLLAAIYNCELGIGIAAS
- a CDS encoding DUF1036 domain-containing protein, which codes for MKSILNLGITTTIAANSILFATSSFSTEAFSLPHKSILLAQSSNTISFRNACSSPFRLAIHFKNLSGQWETKAWYSFSPGEQSRLNGVDTRNRYLFYYAEATDGSGKVWSSNDTSQTIGGRTYNMKKFDIGSQVVNWTQTLTCPDQQLISALKRIPSKYQPLPTEDYVTFRYNPNSLEIGVRIGPAVLRNEIEKIPEQRLKYTDYNRHTVKWFKYKGIDVSRRQILIGFRYRYQKLEDRPLIGGRFTVYDNAANVDVGVNLEVKNKQLDGNVNVRNVEADWASGVLGLVQNTYEIMFGSLTFLVDGKFIRPSDFAAAVAPWVINASTTDQRNLSRFFGDLNDLNSKGVIYLKRIDYDSQGVWYQFSIDESLLAQSASRLESMLNSWANR
- a CDS encoding ISKra4-like element ISMae18 family transposase (programmed frameshift), whose amino-acid sequence is MNTDQKEQLDQHLKAIAQILVDNTPEEQLRSFEGIETALRDHWLTTLGPAIGKFFFESATGTQAGRTKSVSSIIGKVKISEKQADKLGLSKNNRLSPMLEKCCLGAVAKVSFEDAEKAIKMATGMAVSGSSQQRLVQRYKFEEAEAKSPVEALSVEVGKVRIRTPKGQPSQGRDYKAVSLHGQECAGFFQQNEELLEWVNRQPLTEVVTCLGDGHDGVWNLMEKIGVKRREILDWYHLVENMKKIGGSNKRLNRIKENLWKGEVKRVLEELEGCKKKQAINFTKYVDKHRERIPNYELYQSQGICIGSGSVESKIKQIGARMKIVGAQWKAENVPQYLKLRCAYLNGDIA